Proteins encoded in a region of the Capra hircus breed San Clemente chromosome 3, ASM170441v1, whole genome shotgun sequence genome:
- the PBXIP1 gene encoding pre-B-cell leukemia transcription factor-interacting protein 1 isoform X2, with protein sequence MASCPDSDNSWVLAGSESLPVETLGPESGRDPESERAPQAPRSPSKAAAEELAGTLDGGETVSQSESSQSGPILSEEAEAKGVLKGDDPGVEPPGPGDTEAQGDLEETPEVVGLEPDSQDLGDQSPSRSLPSSPKTAWIREEAHHSSSEDDTDVDVAGLRRRRGREPGTPQPAATLGVEDQVQGEGAGGVLGISLNMCLLGSLVLLGLGILLFGGLSESESGPLEEVDLQVLPDMESDTEMLEAVGDGQDGLQQLQTSELLDSVPSLQNMALLLDKLAKENQDIRLLQAQLQAQKEELQSLMHQPKGLEEENARLRGALQQGEASQRALESELQQLRAQLQGLEADCVQGADGQCLQWGRGPQAGKVTKEQGPTGQEPSPGFLEQKKQLEAEAQALRQELEQQRRLLGSVQQDLERSLREAGRGDPARAGLAELGHRLAQKLQGLEDQRPGVPANVSEAWHQKPHFQNSRERSGKEKWWDRQGDWKAEAWKHKMEASGREKSWRGKEDRELAGRRKEGKPRVEEWAGKKDGKRQHAKEPPRKSGRPHPSGERQKHPRWKEGAKDGHDPLPLWAELSRHEYQAPQGCSGVHECARQEGLAFFGIELAPVRQQELASLLRTYLARLPWARPLTEELPLSPTYFGEDGIFRHDRLRFRDFVDALEDRLEEVAVRETGDDDAVDDFEDFIFSHFFGDKALKKRSGKKDKHLQNSRVVGPREEHSPHRRG encoded by the exons ATGGCCTCCTGCCCAGACTCGGACAATAGCTGGGTGCTTGCCGGCTCAGAG AGCCTGCCTGTGGAGACCTTGGGCCCTGAATCTGGGAGGGACCCAGAATCCGAGAGAGCTCCTCAGGCCCCTCGGAGCCCCTCCAAGGCAGCTGCTGAGGAATTGGCTGGGACCTTGGATGGAGGAG AGACAGTATCCCAGAGCGAGAGCTCCCAATCTGGGCCCATCCTGTCAGAGGAGGCTGAGGCCAAG GGTGTCCTGAAAGGTGATGACCCTGGAGTGGAGCCCCCCGGCCCAGGAGACACAGAGGCCCAGGGAGACTTGGAGGAGACCCCTGAGGTGGTAGGCCTGGAACCGGACTCACAGGACCTGGGGGATCAGAGCCCCTCCCGCAGCCTGCCTTCATCCCCCAAAACAG cttGGATCAGGGAGGAGGCCCACCACTCCAGCAGCGAGGACGACACCGATGTGGATGTGGCGGGTCTGCGGAGACGGCGGGGCCGGGAGCCCGGCACTCCTCAGCCCGCAGCCACCCTGGGTGTGGAGGACCAGGTCCAGGGCGAGGGTGCAGGCGGGGTGCTGGGCATCTCCCTCAACATGTGTCTCCTCGGGTCCCTCGTCCTGCTGGGCCTGGGGATCCTCCTCTTCG GTGGTCTCTCAGAGTCTGAGAGTG ggcccctgGAGGAAGTGGACCTGCAGGTCTTGCCAGATATGGAGTCTGATACTGAGATGCTGGAGGCTGTGGGGGATGGGCAG GATGGACTACAGCAGCTACAGACCTCAGAGCTCCTGGACAGTGTCCCCAGCCTGCAGAACATGGCCCTTCTGCTGGATAAGCTGGCCAAGGAGAACCAGGACATCCGACTACTGCAGGCCCAGCTGCAG GCCCAGAAGGAAGAGCTTCAGAGCCTGATGCATCAGCCCAAAGGGCTAGAAGAGGAGAATGCCCGGCTCCGAGGGGCCCTCCAGCAGGGCGAAGCCTCCCAGCGGGCCCTGGAGTCAGAGCTGCAGCAGCTGCGGGCCCAGCTTCAGGGACTGGAGGCTGACTGCGTCCAGGGTGCAGATGGGCAGTGTCTCCAGTGGGGCAGAGGCCCACAAGCTGGCAAGGTCACCAAGGAGCAAGGCCCTACAGGGCAGGAGCCAAGCCCTGGTTTCCTGGAGCAAAAGAAACAGCTAGAGGCTGAGGCCCAGGCATTAAGGCAAGAGTTGGAGCAGCAGCGGCGGCTGCTGGGGTCTGTGCAGCAGGACCTGGAACGGAGCTTGAGGGAGGCAGGCCGAGGGGATCCAGCCCGGGCTGGCCTGGCTGAGTTGGGTCACAGGCTGGCCCAAAAGCTGCAGGGCCTGGAGGACCAGCGCCCTGGGGTTCCTGCCAATGTCTCAGAGGCCTGGCATCAGAAGCCTCACTTCCAGAATTCCAGGGAGCGGAGTGGGAAGGAAAAGTGGTGGGATAGGCAAGGGGACTGGAAGGCCGAGGCCTGGAAACATAAGATGGAGGCATCTGGCCGGGAGAAGAGCTGGCGGGGTAAGGAGGACAGGGAGCTGGCGGGGAGGCGGAAGGAGGGCAAGCCAAGGGTGGAGGAGTGGGCCGGCAAGAAGGATGGCAAGCGGCAGCACGCCAAGGAGCCCCCCAGGAAAAGTGGGCGCCCCCACCCCTCCGGAGAAAGGCAGAAACACCCTCGGTGGAAGGAAGGGGCTAAAGACGGGCATGACCCCCTGCCACTCTGGGCAGAGCTGTCTAGGCACGAGTACCAGGCACCGCAGGGCTGCTCAGGTGTGCATGAGTGTGCCCGGCAGGAGGGCCTGGCCTTCTTTGGCATAGAGCTAGCCCCCGTGCGGCAACAGGAGCTGGCCTCTCTGCTGAGGACGTACCTGGCGCGACTGCCCTGGGCCAGGCCGCTGACCGAGGAGCTGCCCCTCTCTCCCACTTACTTCGGTGAGGATGGTATCTTCCGCCACGACCGCCTCCGCTTCCGCGACTTTGTAGACGCCTTGGAGGACCGGCTGGAGGAGGTGGCAGTGAGAGAAACAGGTGATGACGACGCAGTGGACGACTTTGAGGATTTCATCTTCAGCCACTTCTTTGGAGACAAAGCACTGAAGAAGAG GTCTGGGAAGAAGGACAAACATTTGCAGAACTCCAGAGTTGTGGGGCCCAGGGAGGAGCACAGCCCCCACCGCCGGGGCTGA
- the PBXIP1 gene encoding pre-B-cell leukemia transcription factor-interacting protein 1 isoform X1 yields the protein MASCPDSDNSWVLAGSESLPVETLGPESGRDPESERAPQAPRSPSKAAAEELAGTLDGGETVSQSESSQSGPILSEEAEAKQGVLKGDDPGVEPPGPGDTEAQGDLEETPEVVGLEPDSQDLGDQSPSRSLPSSPKTAWIREEAHHSSSEDDTDVDVAGLRRRRGREPGTPQPAATLGVEDQVQGEGAGGVLGISLNMCLLGSLVLLGLGILLFGGLSESESGPLEEVDLQVLPDMESDTEMLEAVGDGQDGLQQLQTSELLDSVPSLQNMALLLDKLAKENQDIRLLQAQLQAQKEELQSLMHQPKGLEEENARLRGALQQGEASQRALESELQQLRAQLQGLEADCVQGADGQCLQWGRGPQAGKVTKEQGPTGQEPSPGFLEQKKQLEAEAQALRQELEQQRRLLGSVQQDLERSLREAGRGDPARAGLAELGHRLAQKLQGLEDQRPGVPANVSEAWHQKPHFQNSRERSGKEKWWDRQGDWKAEAWKHKMEASGREKSWRGKEDRELAGRRKEGKPRVEEWAGKKDGKRQHAKEPPRKSGRPHPSGERQKHPRWKEGAKDGHDPLPLWAELSRHEYQAPQGCSGVHECARQEGLAFFGIELAPVRQQELASLLRTYLARLPWARPLTEELPLSPTYFGEDGIFRHDRLRFRDFVDALEDRLEEVAVRETGDDDAVDDFEDFIFSHFFGDKALKKRSGKKDKHLQNSRVVGPREEHSPHRRG from the exons ATGGCCTCCTGCCCAGACTCGGACAATAGCTGGGTGCTTGCCGGCTCAGAG AGCCTGCCTGTGGAGACCTTGGGCCCTGAATCTGGGAGGGACCCAGAATCCGAGAGAGCTCCTCAGGCCCCTCGGAGCCCCTCCAAGGCAGCTGCTGAGGAATTGGCTGGGACCTTGGATGGAGGAG AGACAGTATCCCAGAGCGAGAGCTCCCAATCTGGGCCCATCCTGTCAGAGGAGGCTGAGGCCAAG CAGGGTGTCCTGAAAGGTGATGACCCTGGAGTGGAGCCCCCCGGCCCAGGAGACACAGAGGCCCAGGGAGACTTGGAGGAGACCCCTGAGGTGGTAGGCCTGGAACCGGACTCACAGGACCTGGGGGATCAGAGCCCCTCCCGCAGCCTGCCTTCATCCCCCAAAACAG cttGGATCAGGGAGGAGGCCCACCACTCCAGCAGCGAGGACGACACCGATGTGGATGTGGCGGGTCTGCGGAGACGGCGGGGCCGGGAGCCCGGCACTCCTCAGCCCGCAGCCACCCTGGGTGTGGAGGACCAGGTCCAGGGCGAGGGTGCAGGCGGGGTGCTGGGCATCTCCCTCAACATGTGTCTCCTCGGGTCCCTCGTCCTGCTGGGCCTGGGGATCCTCCTCTTCG GTGGTCTCTCAGAGTCTGAGAGTG ggcccctgGAGGAAGTGGACCTGCAGGTCTTGCCAGATATGGAGTCTGATACTGAGATGCTGGAGGCTGTGGGGGATGGGCAG GATGGACTACAGCAGCTACAGACCTCAGAGCTCCTGGACAGTGTCCCCAGCCTGCAGAACATGGCCCTTCTGCTGGATAAGCTGGCCAAGGAGAACCAGGACATCCGACTACTGCAGGCCCAGCTGCAG GCCCAGAAGGAAGAGCTTCAGAGCCTGATGCATCAGCCCAAAGGGCTAGAAGAGGAGAATGCCCGGCTCCGAGGGGCCCTCCAGCAGGGCGAAGCCTCCCAGCGGGCCCTGGAGTCAGAGCTGCAGCAGCTGCGGGCCCAGCTTCAGGGACTGGAGGCTGACTGCGTCCAGGGTGCAGATGGGCAGTGTCTCCAGTGGGGCAGAGGCCCACAAGCTGGCAAGGTCACCAAGGAGCAAGGCCCTACAGGGCAGGAGCCAAGCCCTGGTTTCCTGGAGCAAAAGAAACAGCTAGAGGCTGAGGCCCAGGCATTAAGGCAAGAGTTGGAGCAGCAGCGGCGGCTGCTGGGGTCTGTGCAGCAGGACCTGGAACGGAGCTTGAGGGAGGCAGGCCGAGGGGATCCAGCCCGGGCTGGCCTGGCTGAGTTGGGTCACAGGCTGGCCCAAAAGCTGCAGGGCCTGGAGGACCAGCGCCCTGGGGTTCCTGCCAATGTCTCAGAGGCCTGGCATCAGAAGCCTCACTTCCAGAATTCCAGGGAGCGGAGTGGGAAGGAAAAGTGGTGGGATAGGCAAGGGGACTGGAAGGCCGAGGCCTGGAAACATAAGATGGAGGCATCTGGCCGGGAGAAGAGCTGGCGGGGTAAGGAGGACAGGGAGCTGGCGGGGAGGCGGAAGGAGGGCAAGCCAAGGGTGGAGGAGTGGGCCGGCAAGAAGGATGGCAAGCGGCAGCACGCCAAGGAGCCCCCCAGGAAAAGTGGGCGCCCCCACCCCTCCGGAGAAAGGCAGAAACACCCTCGGTGGAAGGAAGGGGCTAAAGACGGGCATGACCCCCTGCCACTCTGGGCAGAGCTGTCTAGGCACGAGTACCAGGCACCGCAGGGCTGCTCAGGTGTGCATGAGTGTGCCCGGCAGGAGGGCCTGGCCTTCTTTGGCATAGAGCTAGCCCCCGTGCGGCAACAGGAGCTGGCCTCTCTGCTGAGGACGTACCTGGCGCGACTGCCCTGGGCCAGGCCGCTGACCGAGGAGCTGCCCCTCTCTCCCACTTACTTCGGTGAGGATGGTATCTTCCGCCACGACCGCCTCCGCTTCCGCGACTTTGTAGACGCCTTGGAGGACCGGCTGGAGGAGGTGGCAGTGAGAGAAACAGGTGATGACGACGCAGTGGACGACTTTGAGGATTTCATCTTCAGCCACTTCTTTGGAGACAAAGCACTGAAGAAGAG GTCTGGGAAGAAGGACAAACATTTGCAGAACTCCAGAGTTGTGGGGCCCAGGGAGGAGCACAGCCCCCACCGCCGGGGCTGA
- the PYGO2 gene encoding pygopus homolog 2: MAASAPPPPDKLEGGGGPAPPPAPPSTGRKQGKAGLQMKSPEKKRRKSNTQGPAYSHLTEFAPPPTPMVDHLVASNPFEDDFGAPKVGGTAPPFLGSPVPFGGFRVQGGMAGQVPPGYGTGGGGGPQPLRRQPPPFPPSPMGPAFNMPPQGPGYPPPGNMNFPSQPFNQPLGQNFSPPGGQMMPGPVGGFGPMISPTMGQPPRGELGPPSLPQRFAQPGAPFGPSPLQRPGQGLPSLPPNTSPFPGPDPGFPGPGGEDGGKPLNPPAPTAFPQEPHSGSPAAAVNGNQPSFPPNSSGRGGGTPDANSLAPPGKAGGGSGPQPPPGLVYPCGACRSEVNDDQDAILCEASCQKWFHRECTGMTESAYGLLTTEASAVWACDLCLKTKEIQSVYIREGMGQLVAANDG; the protein is encoded by the exons ATGGCCGCCTCGGCGCCGCCCCCACCGGACAAGCTGGAGGGAGGTGGCGGCCCCGCACCGCCCCCTGCGCCGCCCAGCACCGGGAGAAAGCAGGGCAAGGCCG GTTTGCAAATGAAGAGTCCAGAAAAGAAGCGAAGGAAGTCAAATACTCAG GGCCCTGCGTACTCTCACCTGACGGAGTTTGCACCACCCCCAACTCCCATGGTGGATCACCTGGTTGCATCCAACCCTTTTGAGGATGACTTCGGAGCCCCTAAGGTGGGGGGCACAGCCCCTCCATTCCTTGGCAGTCCTGTCCCCTTTGGGGGCTTCCGTGTCCAGGGGGGCATGGCAGGCCAGGTACCCCCAGGCTATGGCACTGGGGGTGGAGGAGGTCCTCAGCCTCTTCGTCGACAGCCACCCCCTTTCCCTCCCAGCCCCATGGGCCCTGCTTTCAACATGCCCCCCCAGGGCCCTGGCTATCCACCCCCAGGTAACATGAATTTTCCCAGCCAACCCTTCAACCAGCCTCTGGGTCAGAACTTTAGCCCACCTGGTGGGCAGATGATGCCAGGCCCAGTGGGGGGATTTGGCCCCATGATCTCACCCACCATGGGACAACCTCCCAGAGGGGAGCTGGGCCCCCCTTCTCTCCCCCAACGCTTTGCCCAGCCAGGGGCACCTTTTGGCCCTTCTCCTCTCCAGAGACCTGGTCAGGGGCTCCCCAGCCTGCCTCCCAACACAAGTCCCTTCCCTGGTCCGGACCCTGGCTTTCCTGGCCCTGGTGGTGAGGATGGGGGGAAGCCCTTAAATCCACCTGCGCCCACTGCTTTTCCCCAGGAGCCCCACTCGGGCTCCCCAGCTGCTGCTGTTAATGGGAATCAGCCCAGTTTTCCTCCAAACAGcagtgggcggggtgggggcactCCAGATGCCAATAGCCTGGCACCCCCTGGAAAGGCAGGTGGGGGCTCAGGACCCCAGCCTCCCCCAGGCCTGGTGTATCCATGTGGTGCCTGTCGGAGCGAGGTGAATGACGACCAAGATGCCATTCTGTGTGAGGCCTCCTGCCAGAAGTGGTTCCACCGTGAGTGCACGGGCATGACTGAGAGTGCCTACGGGCTGCTGACCACCGAGGCCTCTGCTGTCTGGGCCTGCGATCTCTGCCTCAAGACCAAGGAGATTCAGTCTGTCTACATACGCGAGGGCATGGGGCAGCTGGTGGCCGCTAACGATGGGTGA